A section of the Pseudanabaena mucicola str. Chao 1806 genome encodes:
- a CDS encoding peptidoglycan-binding domain-containing protein, whose amino-acid sequence MELVAYLHSEMISERLQQGESIDQALDCQLLDSIAKSSHHAKSVVCVGLAASAITLNAMPISAFAHTPEIASLQELLARRGFNPGEIDGVMGPATREAIVAAQTFYKIEADSIVGSETLAALQSDTYEYEAVQSVPANYKTPDEYKSSDAVKNVQQLLSDRGFYGGEIDGIKGPMTQEAIILAQKTYGLIPDGIAGSLTVAALEADINPLTVQIEETQPSINISDNAIKQGQTLLSNLGFYDGAIDGIQGSRTTAAIKKAQAFYGLPVDGVLGSQTLAALQS is encoded by the coding sequence ATGGAACTTGTTGCTTATCTCCACAGTGAAATGATTTCTGAACGCCTCCAACAAGGCGAATCTATTGATCAAGCTTTAGATTGTCAATTATTAGACTCGATCGCGAAATCGTCTCACCATGCTAAGTCCGTTGTATGTGTTGGACTCGCCGCAAGCGCGATCACTCTAAATGCTATGCCAATCTCTGCCTTTGCCCATACGCCAGAAATTGCCAGTCTGCAAGAATTATTGGCAAGACGAGGATTTAATCCTGGAGAGATCGATGGTGTGATGGGACCTGCGACTAGAGAAGCAATCGTCGCGGCTCAAACATTTTATAAGATTGAAGCTGATAGTATTGTTGGCTCTGAGACTCTCGCCGCGTTGCAGTCGGACACTTACGAATATGAGGCTGTTCAGTCAGTTCCTGCTAATTACAAAACACCAGATGAATACAAGTCCTCAGATGCGGTGAAAAATGTGCAGCAATTGCTGAGTGATCGCGGTTTTTATGGCGGTGAGATCGATGGCATTAAAGGACCCATGACCCAAGAGGCAATTATTCTTGCCCAAAAAACCTATGGCTTAATCCCTGATGGTATCGCAGGTTCTTTGACTGTTGCTGCATTGGAGGCAGATATCAATCCTCTGACAGTGCAGATTGAGGAAACTCAACCAAGTATTAACATTTCCGATAATGCCATCAAACAAGGACAAACTCTATTGAGTAATCTCGGTTTTTATGATGGAGCGATTGATGGTATTCAAGGTTCTCGGACAACGGCTGCCATCAAAAAAGCCCAAGCATTTTATGGCTTGCCTGTAGATGGAGTGCTTGGTTCACAAACCCTAGCAGCATTACAATCTTAA
- a CDS encoding ABC transporter permease, which yields MTTVIDLNIPKMVIAVGMIAIATSFSVWQKLDIAKNLIIATFRSIIQLIVVGFLLDAVFEIKQPVVILFIIFLMSLMAAREAKNRVREKVPYVLPIMWISVIVSTLAILAYTTFLVIQPDTWYSPQYLIPLSGMILGNSMNGAAIAAERFTQDLVKRSRDIETHLCLGATPQQAIFNYQTDAIRAAMIPTINVMMVAGVVSLPGMMTGQILSGTSPLLAVRYQLVILFAITTANLITALILTTLVTRQFFTPAQQLKLP from the coding sequence ATGACTACTGTCATTGATTTGAATATTCCCAAAATGGTGATCGCGGTCGGGATGATTGCGATCGCTACTAGTTTCTCGGTCTGGCAAAAATTAGACATTGCCAAGAATCTAATCATCGCTACTTTTCGTAGCATCATTCAATTGATTGTGGTTGGTTTTTTGCTAGATGCCGTATTTGAGATCAAGCAGCCCGTAGTTATTCTCTTCATCATTTTCTTGATGAGCCTGATGGCAGCCCGTGAAGCCAAAAACCGTGTGCGTGAAAAAGTACCTTACGTTCTACCGATTATGTGGATATCGGTGATCGTCAGTACTCTCGCCATCCTTGCATACACCACCTTCTTAGTGATTCAGCCCGATACTTGGTATTCACCGCAATATTTAATTCCTCTCTCAGGCATGATCTTAGGCAATTCGATGAATGGGGCTGCGATCGCTGCCGAGAGATTTACACAGGATTTAGTCAAGCGATCGCGGGACATCGAAACGCATTTATGTTTAGGCGCAACCCCGCAGCAGGCTATTTTTAATTATCAAACCGATGCCATTAGAGCCGCCATGATTCCCACCATTAACGTGATGATGGTCGCAGGGGTCGTCTCTTTACCAGGGATGATGACGGGGCAAATCTTAAGCGGTACTTCGCCACTATTAGCAGTGCGCTATCAGTTAGTAATTCTATTCGCTATTACTACAGCTAATCTCATCACTGCATTAATATTAACGACTCTAGTTACACGCCAATTTTTCACTCCTGCCCAACAATTAAAATTGCCGTAA
- a CDS encoding rhomboid family intramembrane serine protease: MKQKLQAISGELKTQFKILGSCVIVFWAVFIVNKFLFGSRLNTLGILPHYLIGLRGILFAPFLHGSFYHVAANTLPFIVLGWFVMLRNIKDFYFVSFMSALIGGVGTWVFGRPDSVHIGASGIIFGYLGYLLFRGYFERSFVAIAISLIIGITYGGLIWGLLPTRSYISWEAHLFGFIGGIVAAKLLAPKT, translated from the coding sequence GTGAAGCAAAAGCTGCAAGCAATTAGCGGAGAGCTAAAGACCCAATTTAAGATTTTAGGAAGTTGTGTCATCGTCTTTTGGGCTGTATTTATTGTTAATAAATTCTTGTTTGGTAGCAGGCTTAATACTTTAGGGATTCTGCCTCATTACTTGATCGGGTTGCGCGGTATTCTGTTTGCTCCTTTTTTACACGGAAGCTTTTATCACGTTGCCGCTAATACATTGCCCTTCATTGTTTTAGGGTGGTTTGTAATGTTGCGAAACATTAAAGATTTTTATTTTGTATCTTTTATGTCCGCCTTAATTGGTGGGGTTGGAACATGGGTATTTGGCAGACCTGATTCTGTTCACATTGGGGCAAGTGGCATAATTTTTGGATATTTAGGATATCTATTATTTCGGGGTTACTTTGAGCGAAGTTTTGTGGCGATCGCTATTTCCCTAATAATTGGCATTACCTACGGGGGATTAATTTGGGGATTATTACCAACGCGATCCTATATTTCTTGGGAAGCACATTTGTTTGGATTTATCGGTGGAATTGTTGCGGCAAAATTGCTAGCTCCTAAAACCTAA
- the cobA gene encoding uroporphyrinogen-III C-methyltransferase translates to MTITTNPRMQDIYQLNLTQGKVFIVGAGIGGAEFLTVRARDLISTAEIIISDALVDRNLLDLASPQCNCIIAGKRGGYESIKQAEINQMLVEYCLQGKQVVRLKSGDPWIFSRSLPEISALQAANCEWEVIAGISSAIAAPMLAGIPLTEVEASSCFAVMTGHDLDRLPWDAIAQIPTLVILMGTKNLAGLLAKLQQRKSGNEKIAIVRWCGRPEQQVWTGTLQDIQSKLPEGSLSPSVIIIGEVVKFHELLSHSEKKLLENYVCQDLESSPIKSTLAERIRCQRWLSKVEASVDLEKEKLPLQGKRILVTRAATQASQFTDLLTRQGFEVIEMPTLSIVPPTSWEMLDQAIASLPDYDWLILTSANAVESFFGRLQQVGQDSRALHSLKVAVVGRKTAEVLANYGITPDLVPDDFIADALVDAFLSCHHVLADKKLLFPRVQSGGREVLVEQLQLHGAIVEAIPAYESGCPEAIDPVALAAIQSQKLDVITFASSKTVHHFCQLLDRVAARETWQAWIASSKIASIGPQTSKACDDLLGRVDCEAVEYTLDGLAEVIAKILK, encoded by the coding sequence ATGACAATTACCACAAATCCTAGAATGCAAGATATTTATCAACTCAATTTAACTCAAGGCAAAGTTTTTATAGTTGGCGCAGGAATCGGGGGCGCGGAGTTTTTGACGGTTCGTGCTAGGGATTTGATCAGTACCGCTGAAATAATTATTAGTGATGCACTGGTAGATCGTAATTTATTAGATCTTGCGTCGCCACAATGTAATTGCATTATTGCGGGTAAACGAGGCGGTTATGAAAGCATTAAGCAAGCAGAAATTAATCAGATGCTAGTGGAATATTGCTTACAGGGTAAGCAAGTAGTGCGTCTAAAGAGTGGCGATCCTTGGATATTTAGCCGATCGCTACCTGAGATATCAGCATTGCAAGCCGCTAATTGTGAATGGGAAGTAATTGCAGGGATTTCTAGTGCGATCGCAGCTCCGATGTTAGCTGGGATACCACTTACGGAAGTAGAGGCGAGTTCTTGTTTTGCGGTCATGACGGGGCATGATTTAGATCGATTGCCTTGGGATGCGATCGCCCAAATTCCGACGTTGGTAATTTTGATGGGGACAAAGAATCTGGCGGGATTGTTGGCAAAATTACAACAGAGAAAATCTGGGAATGAAAAAATCGCGATCGTGCGGTGGTGTGGACGACCTGAGCAGCAGGTATGGACAGGGACTTTGCAGGATATCCAGTCAAAATTGCCTGAAGGCTCGCTATCGCCATCGGTGATCATTATTGGGGAAGTCGTAAAGTTTCATGAGCTTTTGTCCCATTCTGAAAAGAAATTATTAGAAAATTATGTTTGCCAAGACTTGGAATCAAGTCCCATCAAAAGTACGTTGGCTGAGAGAATTCGATGCCAACGTTGGCTGAGCAAAGTCGAAGCCAGTGTTGATCTAGAAAAGGAAAAATTACCATTGCAGGGCAAACGGATTTTAGTAACTAGGGCAGCGACACAGGCTAGCCAATTTACAGATTTACTCACTAGACAAGGTTTTGAAGTTATCGAGATGCCAACTTTGTCGATCGTACCGCCGACCAGTTGGGAAATGTTGGATCAGGCGATCGCTTCTTTACCTGATTACGACTGGTTGATTTTGACCTCAGCCAATGCCGTTGAGAGTTTTTTCGGGAGATTGCAACAGGTGGGTCAAGATAGCAGGGCTTTACATTCCCTCAAAGTTGCCGTAGTGGGGCGCAAGACCGCCGAAGTGCTTGCTAATTATGGAATTACGCCCGATTTAGTGCCAGATGATTTTATTGCCGATGCTCTGGTTGACGCATTTCTGTCTTGCCATCATGTTTTAGCTGACAAAAAGTTATTATTCCCGCGAGTGCAATCAGGGGGACGCGAAGTTTTAGTTGAGCAGTTGCAACTGCATGGGGCAATTGTTGAGGCAATTCCAGCCTATGAGTCGGGCTGTCCTGAAGCGATCGATCCTGTCGCTTTAGCCGCTATTCAAAGCCAAAAACTTGATGTCATTACCTTTGCTAGCTCCAAGACTGTGCACCATTTTTGTCAATTACTGGATCGAGTAGCTGCCAGAGAAACTTGGCAGGCTTGGATTGCCTCCTCAAAAATTGCTTCTATTGGTCCTCAAACTTCCAAAGCCTGTGATGATTTATTGGGGCGCGTTGATTGTGAGGCTGTGGAATATACCCTAGATGGTTTAGCTGAAGTGATCGCCAAAATCCTTAAGTAA